Proteins encoded in a region of the Anguilla anguilla isolate fAngAng1 chromosome 10, fAngAng1.pri, whole genome shotgun sequence genome:
- the ppm1f gene encoding protein phosphatase 1F, translating into MGAEAADARRFLDEFVKEFPEPLGPDDPLPLSPLSGRVSPDEVRGESLDLALRLLAARNAPPLLSSALSHAALVELLKSDLTPYHLPTDSEQDSLLLLSEPLQRFFFNKLREVVFTWAKRSPAPPAGPARPLWTSVHAIRNARRKMEDRHVTLPEFNQLFGLQDGVHRGYFAVFDGHGGVDAATYAATHLHVVLGYHDDLKSDLASALKRAFTRTDDMFREKAKRERLRSGSTGVAVMLAGDWLHVAWLGDSQVMLVRQGEPVTLMEPHKPEREDEKRRIEDLGGCIAFMGCWRVNGTYAVSRAIGDFDQKPYISSEADCAAERLTGGEDYVLLACDGFFDAVRLAEVPGLVQAGLRESGGRGGPVAQHLVGHAKSAGSSDNITVLLVFLRDPALLLQEAAPPQGPAPAPDQSTAEQ; encoded by the exons ATGGGCGCGGAGGCAGCGGATGCCCGACGCTTCTTGGACGAGTTTGTGAAGGAGTTTCCGGAACCGCTGGGGCCAGACGACCCCCTGCCCCTCAGCCCGCTCAGCGGCAGGGTTAGCCCAGACGAGGTCCGGGGGGAGAGCCTGGACCTGGCGCTCCGACTGCTGGCCGCGAG GaatgccccgcccctcctgagCTCGGCCCTGTCCCATGCTGCACTGGTGGAGCTCCTAAAGAGTGACCTCACCCCCTACCATCTCCCCACGGACTCTGAGCAGGACAGCTTGT TACTCCTGTCTGAACCTCTCCAGCGCTTTTTCTTCAATAAGCTACGGGAGGTGGTGTTCACCTGGGCAAAGAGAAGCCCGGCCCCTCCGGcaggccccgcccgccccctctGGACCTCCGTCCACGCCATCCGCAATGCGCGCAGGAAGATGGAGGACCGTCACGTGACGCTCCCTGAATTCAACCAGCTCTTCGGGCTGCAG GACGGGGTGCATCGTGGGTACTTCGCAGTGTTTGACGGACATGGCGGGGTCGACGCGGCCACGTACGCTGCCACTCATCTGCACGTGGTCCTCGGTTACCATGACGACCTGAAGAGCGACCTGGCCAGTGCGCTGAAGAGAGCCTTCACGCGTACAGACGACATGTTCAGGGAGAAAGCCAAGAGAGAG CGTCTGCGCAGTGGCAGTACAGGCGTGGCAGTCATGCTGGCTGGTGATTGGCTGCACGTGGCCTGGCTGGGTGACTCCCAGGTGATGCTGGTTCGTCAGGGAGAACCCGTCACTCTGATGGAGCCTCACAAACCCGAGAGAGAG GACGAGAAGCGCAGGATCGAGGATCTGGGCGGCTGCATCGCCTTCATGGGATGCTGGCGTGTCAACGGCACTTACGCTGTTTCCAGGGCAATCG GTGACTTTGACCAGAAGCCGTACATCTCCAGCGAGGCGGACTGCGCGGCCGAGAGGCTGACCGGGGGCGAGGACTACGTGCTGCTGGCGTGCGACGGCTTCTTCGATGCGGTGCGGCTGGCCGAGGTGCCGGGGCTGGTGCAGGCGGGGCTGCGGgagagcggggggcgggggggtcccGTGGCCCAGCACCTGGTGGGGCACGCCAAGAGTGCCGGGTCCAGCGACAACATCACCGTGCTGCTGGTGTTCCTGCGAGAccccgccctgctgctgcaggaggctgCGCCCCcccaaggccccgcccccgcaccgGACCAGAGTACAGCGGAA
- the top3b gene encoding DNA topoisomerase 3-beta-1 yields MRTVLMVAEKPSLAQSIAKILSKGSCTSRKGLNGACSVHEYVASFSGQPARFKMTSVCGHVMSLDFIGKYNNWDKVDPAELFSKAPTEKKEANPKLNMVKFLQVEAKGCDTVVLWLDCDKEGENICFEVLDAVLPVMNKGYGGEQDVFRAKFSSITDTDICNAMNRLGQPNKNEALSVDARQELDLRIGCAFTRFQTKYFQGKYGNLDSSLISFGPCQTPTLGFCVERHDKIQSFKPETYWVIQAKVFKGKESPLTLDWDRVRVFDREVGQMFVNLTKTSREAMVVSVSRKEKAKQRPLALNTVEMLRVASSSLGMAPQYTMQIAERLYTQGYISYPRTETTHYPENFDLKGTLRQQANNPFWADSVKALLAEGLNRPRKGADAGDHPPITPMRAASEGELGSDGWRLYEYITRHFIATVSQDCKYLQTTIAFSIGSEAFSCSGKTLISAGFTEVMPWQGIPEEESLPDCVKGDAFTVDEVKLVEKQTSPPDYLTEAELITLMEKHGIGTDASIPVHINNVCQRNYVTVESGRRLKPTSLGVVLVHGYYKIDAELVLPTIRSAVEKQLSLISLGKANFQQVLQHTLDIFKRKFHYFVDSLAGMDELMEVSFSPIAATGKPLSRCGKCHRFMKYIQAKPSRLHCSHCDETYSLPQNGAIKLYKELRCPLDEFELVLWTSGSRGKSYPLCPYCFSNPPFRDMKKGMGCNECTHPTCQHSLNSLGIGQCVECEGGVLVFDPTSGPKWKMACNRCNVVVHFFEHAHKVQVSADSCESCEASLVIVDFNKARSPLPGDETQHTGCVFCDALFQDLVELKHATMRHPMHRGGQARRQGGRGRGRRPGGRANPKKPKDKMAALAAYFV; encoded by the exons GAAGCTGCACCAGCCGGAAAGGGCTGAacggagcatgctcagtacacGAGTACGTGGCCAGCTTCAGCGGACAGCCCGCCCGCTTCAAGATGACCTCCGTGTGCGGCCACGTGATGAGCCTGGACTTCATAG GGAAGTATAATAATTGGGATAAAGTGGATCCAGCAGAGCTGTTCAGCAAAGCGCCCACTGAGAAGAAAGAGGCAAACCCCAAACTCAACATGGTGAAGTTCCTGCAG GTGGAAGCTAAAGGCTGTGACACGGTGGTGCTGTGGCTGGACTGTGATAAAGAAGGAGAGAACATTTGCTTTGAG GTTCTGGATGCTGTACTGCCAGTGATGAACAAGGGGTACGGGGGTGAGCAGGATGTTTTCCGTGCAAAGTTCAGCTCCATCACCGACACAGACATCTGCAACGCCATGAACCGGCTCGGACAGCCCAACAAGAACGAGGCTCTGAGTGTGGATGCCCGGCAGGAGCTTGACCTGCGCATTGGCTGCGCCTTCACccg GTTCCAGACGAAGTACTTCCAGGGCAAGTACGGGAACCTGGACTCGTCCCTGATTTCCTTCGGGCCCTGCCAGACGCCCACGCTGGGGTTCTGTGTGGAGCGGCACGATAAGATCCAGTCCTTCAAGCCGGAGACGTACTGGGTGATCCAGGCCAAG GTGTTTAAAGGAAAAGAGAGCCCTCTCACGCTGGACTGGGACCGGGTTCGTGTCTTCGACAGGGAGGTGGGCCAGATGTTTGTCAACCTCACTAAAACTTCGAGAGAAGCCATG GTGGTGTCGGTGAGCAGGAAGGAGAAGGCCAAGCAGAGGCCACTGGCACTCAACACGGTGGAGATGCTGAGAGTGGCCAGCTCCTCGCTCG gaatGGCCCCCCAGTATACCATGCAGATAGCCGAGCGGCTGTACACTCAGGGGTACATCAGCTACCCCCGCACAGAGACCACACACTACCCCGAAAACTTTGACCTCAAGGGCACATTGCGCCAACAGGCTAACAACCCCTTCTGGGCAGACTCA GTGAAGGCTCTGTTGGCGGAGGGGCTGAATCGTCCCAGGAAGGGGGCAGATGCTGGAGATCACCCCCCCATCACGCCGATGCGGGCGGCGTCTGAGGGCGAGCTAG GAAGTGATGGTTGGCGTTTGTACGAGTATATCACTAGACACTTCATCGCCACGGTCAGCCAGGACTGCAAGTACCTGCAAACCACCATCGCCTTCAGCATCGGCTCCGAGGCCTTCTCCTGCTCCGGGAAGACTCTGATATCGGCTG GTTTCACGGAGGTCATGCCCTGGCAGGGTATCCCGGAGGAGGAGAGCCTGCCGGACTGTGTGAAGGGAGATGCCTTCACGGTGGACGAGGTGAAGCTGGTGGAGAAACAGACCAGCCCCCCAGACTACCTGACCGAGGCAGAGCTCATTACCCTGATGGAGAAGCACGGCATCG GGACGGACGCCAGCATCCCTGTGCACATCAACAACGTCTGCCAGAGGAACTACGTCACCGTGGAGTCGGGGCGCAGACTCAAGCCCACGAGCCTGGGCGTCGTGTTGGTCCATGGCTATTACAAGATAG acgCAGAGCTGGTCTTGCCCACTATCCGCAGTGCGGTTGAGAAGCAGCTGAGCCTCATCTCACTGGGGAAGGCAAATTTCCAGCAGGTTCTGCAGCATACCCTCGACATCTTCAAGAGGAAGTTCCACTACTTTGTGGACTCTCTTGCAG gtatgGACGAGCTGATGGaggtctctttctctcccatcGCTGCCACAGGGAAGCCACTCTCCCGCTGTGGGAAGTGTCATCGCTTCATGAAGTACATCCAG GCCAAGCCCAGCCGGCTGCACTGCTCGCACTGCGACGAGACGTACAGCCTGCCGCAGAACGGCGCCATCAAGCTGTACAAGGAGCTGCGCTGCCCGCTGGACGAATTCGAGCTGGTGCTGTGGACCTCCGGCTCCCGCGGGAAGAGCTACCCGCTCTGCCCCTACTGCTTCAGCAACCCGCCCTTCCGCGACATGAagaaag GTATGGGGTGTAACGAGTGCACGCACCCCACCTGCCAGCACTCCCTGAACTCGCTGGGGATTGGccagtgtgtggagtgtgagGGCGGGGTTCTGGTGTTCGACCCCACCTCGGGGCCCAAGTGGAAGATGGCGTGTAACCGGTGCAACGTGGTGGTGCACTTCTTCGAGCACGCTCACAAGGTGCAGGTGTCGGCGGACAGCTGCGAGTCCTGCGAGGCTTCCCTGGTGATCGTCGACTTCAACAAGGCGCGCTCGCCGCTGCCGGGCGACGAGACGCAGCACACGGGCTGCGTGTTCTGCGACGCGCTGTTCCAGGACCTGGTGGAGCTGAAGCACGCCACCATGAGGCACCCCATGCACCGGGGGGGGCAGGCCCGGCGGCAGGGGGGGCGCGGACGCGGCCGACGCCCCGGGGGCAGGGCCAACCCCAAAAAACCCAAAGACAAGATGGCCGCCCTGGCGGCGTACTTTGTGTAG